The window GCGAATCGGTACAATGGTCGGCGGCGATGACCCCAACAGGGAATGAATACCTTGGTCACGATTAACCTTATCTGGCCTGAAGCACATCTTCTCTCAAAAATAGATCAATAAAATACTCGCCGGAAAGTTTTAAGCATTTCTGGCTGACTAAACTTTGACCAAATAATTGCTTTAATTCTGTTAAATTTGCCGCAAGTTTAGAATGCTACATTCCATAAATAAAATGTCGTTCTATCCGTATTTATGAACGATTTACAACTAAGAACAGTAAATGTAACCAGGTACGTTACGCCATTGCGCGAGGGAGGTTCTATGCCTGCCATTGCCGAGGCCGACGATAACTTTTTATATGTACTGAAATTCCGTGGGGCCGGACAAGGGCCAAGAGCGCTCATTGCTGAATTAATTGGCGGTGAAATTGCTAGGATTTTAGGGCTGCGCGTACCAGAACTTGTATTTGCCAATCTGGACGAAGCTTTTGGCCGTACAGAACCTGATGAAGAAATACAGGATTTGTTAAAAGCGAGCGTTGGGCTAAACCTGGCCTTGCATTACTTATCTGGTGCCATTACCTTCGATCCGACGGTAACCACTGTTGATGCAACCTTAGCCTCGCAAATTGTGTGGCTTGATTGCTTTTTAACCAACATGGATCGCACTTGTAGAAACACCAATATGTTGGTGTGGCATAAAGAACTCTGGTTAATCGATCACGGTGCCTCGCTATATTTTCACCATTCCTGGCAAAATTGGGAAGAACAGGCCATTAAGCCATTCTATTTGGTTAAAGATCATGTACTATTGCCATGGGCAACTGAATTAGAAACCGTAAATGAAACTTTTAAAGCCATACTAACGCCCGAAAAAATTGAAGCAGTGATTGCTTTAATCCCGGATACCTGGCTTGAAGGCGAAACTAATTTTAGCAATACCACCGATCACCGTAAAGCTTACGAGCATTTTTTAACCACCAGGTTATTACATGCCGATACCATTATAAAGGAAGCACAACATGCAAGAGAAGTTCTTATTTGAGTATGCTGTGATCCGCGTGATGCCAAGGGTAGAACGCGAAGAATTTATTAATGTGGGCATTATCCTGTTTTGCGCGAAGCAGAAATTTTTAAAGAGTATTTTTGCTGTAGATGAAGCCCGAATGCTTGCCTTTTCGCCTAAAATTGATTTAGACGAACTGAAAGCCAACCTTTGTGCTTTCGAAAGGATAAGCATTGCCGCAAAAGGATCGGGGCCGATTGGCCAGTACGATCAGGCTTCACGTTTCAGGTGGCTTACCGCTACACGGAGCACGGTTGTGCAATGTTCTAAAGTACACCCCGGACTTTGTACCGATGCGGAAGAAACACTATTGAGGTTACACCAGGAGCTGGTGCTGTAGGCGGAGCGTATAGCGCCTGGCGTTATGCGTATTGGGATCAGTTAACCAATTCAAACAATTAACCGATTAACCAAACATATAGCAATCCAACAATTAATCAATTCATACAATTAATTCAACCCCCTTTGCCAAAAGAA is drawn from Pedobacter sp. HDW13 and contains these coding sequences:
- a CDS encoding HipA family kinase, with amino-acid sequence MNDLQLRTVNVTRYVTPLREGGSMPAIAEADDNFLYVLKFRGAGQGPRALIAELIGGEIARILGLRVPELVFANLDEAFGRTEPDEEIQDLLKASVGLNLALHYLSGAITFDPTVTTVDATLASQIVWLDCFLTNMDRTCRNTNMLVWHKELWLIDHGASLYFHHSWQNWEEQAIKPFYLVKDHVLLPWATELETVNETFKAILTPEKIEAVIALIPDTWLEGETNFSNTTDHRKAYEHFLTTRLLHADTIIKEAQHAREVLI
- a CDS encoding DUF3037 domain-containing protein, giving the protein MQEKFLFEYAVIRVMPRVEREEFINVGIILFCAKQKFLKSIFAVDEARMLAFSPKIDLDELKANLCAFERISIAAKGSGPIGQYDQASRFRWLTATRSTVVQCSKVHPGLCTDAEETLLRLHQELVL